Proteins found in one Venturia canescens isolate UGA chromosome 6, ASM1945775v1, whole genome shotgun sequence genomic segment:
- the LOC122412336 gene encoding uncharacterized protein, which produces MTSEVVEKFINVTVNTIENIVKREPISIKILIQHDGTLIGESDPIKIEPDFRDPPIIHRIDFSTSFRIAVTDRRNIDSVVSSPLIVRVIESEGDAELKSISSAAGDSRKRETQKLGKKSSASSNRERKTIGICNVDMIPVILGEKNVAEKLIVEEPKQHTSSGGTSWLNLPVLTISLSQNDTNFLPPEWQVNCFSVTLESMHNLPASFTENCDYKAATMIYVDDEEIEVVLFDDGKFSKYRDVELTKRWNTLSKLEGRGRLSKYKIDSDYGNTNNPLKNIDLKSIVEKDSHRIEWNYMSRHILLDPGQNAMKSHLEKYRYWPLQLRITSNVTENGKTKSKIPKSQFYQCYVDLSELLYPGRTQTRTVAQLYSFSTTEMMEKTGFNKVLFADANTVEPKSREKKGKLDTRSSLTNSSWMTRTLFFLNQINLSSMDSVLMSSVPLTNESSEPVFVIMQFELLNAILPSTNGNLTYDLRDLIGAPEKLLPYPYTGDLAEEQYNNCIKKLAETIIESYRDEIDRFTQYLYDTGTYVSIQTSLKQKIVRLLDQKFKMQSGTWDSEECQNVVANAYLYFVEQMHLALNSESEYECENNTKNSTDNVCFYAEEFYEMGNIARAKNIYLSLIAKNRRDPETWLKYAIFSKKINDEEKALSCCREAISVDRRHKFALLLYGVLLAETQDYKSSEIFLKAATQFYPRSVEAWGILHLFFLRTEYFPGVDLSIRVAQQCLLDQDCDRIPLDCFDTEPLAWSTIHCSKNRIYLILTVFLLKLNLFDFAGIALAEELLLSGRSTSWLYFMAVHHYLLGRYDDALTHLREAQHNHGMDYSISALMGHCYFKNENSELAIECYEFASTLFNRPLDIHLVNLRLADYLLQAEEYSRGKKLFLNVCKTSPTSSSWLGLGIACYELNEFENAEVALTEANRRDHINPDIWGYLCLLNICLQRYDEFAECYRQAVKNDLQNEKLWVRITNAMESSELSSPMLLTTKLTEVEKSSENVTSIVE; this is translated from the exons ATGACTTCTGAAGTGGTCGAGAAATTCATCAACGTCACTGTTAACACCATCGAGAATATT GTCAAGAGAGAACCAATCTCCATCAAGATTCTCATTCAGCACGATGGAACTCTCATTGGAGAAAGCGATCCGATCAAAATTGAACCGGATTTCCGGGATCCGCCAATCATTCATCGCATCGATTTTTCTACAAGTTTCCGAATCGCTGTCACCGATCGGAGAAATATCGATTCAGTCGTCTCCTCTCCTCTCATAG TTCGAGTTATTGAGAGCGAGGGTGATGCAGAACTCAAATCCATTTCGTCGGCTGCCGGTGACAGTAGGAAAAGGGAAACacaaaaattgggaaaaaaatcctctgcAAGCTCgaatagagaaagaaaaaccaTTGGAATTTGCAATGTCGATATGATACCAGTGATTTTGG GGGAGAAGAATGTCGCGGAAAAGCTTATAGTCGAAGAACCAAAACAGCATACCAGTAGCGGAGGAACTTCGTGGTTGAATCTACCAGTTTTAACGATATCGCTTTCACAGAACGACACGAATTTTTTGCCTCCCGAATGGCAAGTGAATTGTTTCAGCGTTACTTTGGAAAGTATGCACAATTTGCCAGCATCTTTCACCGAAAACTGCGACTATAAAGCAGCAACGATGATCTACGTCGATGATGAG GAAATTGAAGTTGTACTCTTCGATGacggaaaattttcaaaatatcgtgACGTCGAATTAACTAAAAGATGGAATACTCTGAGCAAGTTGGAGGGTCGTGGTAGGTTGTCGAAATACAAAATTGATAGTGATTATGGGAATACGAACAATCCACTTAAGAATATCGATTTAAAG AGCATAGTCGAAAAAGACAGTCATAGAATTGAATGGAATTATATGAGTCGTCACATTTTGTTGGACCCTGGTCAAAACGCCATGAAAAGCCATCTCgaaaa GTACCGATATTGGCCATTGCAACTGAGAATAACGAGCAACGTAACCGAGAATGGGAAGACAAAGTCAAAAATCCCAAAATCTCAATTCTATCAGTGTTATGTCGATCTTTCGGAACTTTTATATCCAGGAA GGACGCAGACTCGGACGGTTGCTCAACTATATTCGTTTAGCACGacggaaatgatggaaaaaacagGTTTTAATAAAGTCTTGTTCGCCGATGCAAACACAGTTGAACCGAAATCTCGAGAGAAGAAAGGAAAACTTGACACAAGAAGCTC ACTCACTAATTCGTCTTGGATGACTcgtactcttttttttttaaatcagatCAATTTGTCTTCAATGGATTCGGTGTTGATGTCCAGTGTTCCACTGACCAACGAATCCAGTGAACCTGTCTTCGTGATAATGCAATTCGAACTTCTGAATGCAATTTTGCCTTCTACGAACGGAAACTTGACATACGATTTGCGCGATTTGATCGGAGCTCCTGAAAAATTACTTCCGTATCCTTATACCGGTGATTTGGCGGAGGAGCAGTATAACAATTGCATTAAAAAATTAGCCGAAACAATCATCGAAAGTTATCGA GACGAAATCGATCGATTTACTCAATATTTGTACGACACCGGAACTTACGTATCTATTCAAACGAGcctcaaacaaaaaatcgttcgaCTCTTGGACCAGAAGTTTAAGATGCAATCAGGCACTTGGGACTCCGAAGAATGTCAA AACGTTGTGGCAAATGCTTATTTGTACTTTGTCGAACAGATGCACTTGGCTCTAAATAGTGAAAGCGaatatgaatgtgaaaataatacgaaaaataGTACCGATAATGTCTGTTTTTATGCAGAAGAATTTTACGAGATGGGAAACATTGCTAGAGCCAAAAATATTTACCTGAGT TTAATAGCCAAAAACCGCAGAGACCCGGAAACTTGGCTCAAGTATGCAatattttcgaagaaaataaatgacgagGAAAAAGCTTTATCGTGTTGCAGAGAAGCAATTTCTGTAGATAGACGTCATAAATTCGC ATTGTTGCTTTACGGCGTTTTGCTCGCTGAAACACAAGATTATAAATCATCAGAGATCTTTTTAAAAGCAGCGACACAGTTCTATCCTCGTTCCGTCGAAGCGTGGGGAATCttgcatcttttttttcttcgtacagAATATTTTCCAG GAGTGGATTTATCAATTCGTGTAGCACAACAGTGTTTGTTGGACCAAGATTGTGATAGAATTCCTTTGGATTGTTTCGACACTGAGCCTTTAGCATGGTCGACGATTCACTGCTCGAAAAATCGGATCTACTTGATACTGACAGTATTTTTactgaaattaaatttatttgat tttgcaggaATAGCTCTTGCCGAAGAGCTTTTACTCTCAGGAAGATCTACTTCGTGGCTTTATTTTATGGCAGTTCATCATTACCTGTTGGGAAGATATGACGATGCTTTGACACACCTCAGGGAGGCTCAACACAATCATGGAATG gattattcaattagtgcTTTGATGGGTCACTgttatttcaaaaatgaaaattctgaattgGCTATCGAGTGTTACGAATTTGCGAGCACACTTTTCAACAGACCCCTCGATATTCATTTGGTCAATCTCCGAttggctgattacctattacAAGCGGAGGAATACAGTCGAGGGAAGAAGCTTTTTCTCAACGTGTGCAAAACTTCACCAACGTCGAGTAGTTGGCTAGGATTAGGAATTGCATGCTACGAG TTGAACGAATTCGAGAACGCTGAAGTTGCTTTGACCGAGGCCAACAGACGCGATCATATCAATCCAGACATCTGGggatatttgtgcttgttgaATATTTGCCTGCAGCGTTACGACGAGTTCGCTGAATGTTATAGACAAGCAGTGAAG AATGATTTACAAAACGAGAAATTGTGGGTTCGCATAACAAATGCTATGGAGTCTTCAGAATTGTCGTCGCCGATGTTGCTGACGACTAAACTGACAGAAGTCGAAAAATCATCGGAGAATGTTACATCCATCGTAGAATAA